One stretch of Mangifera indica cultivar Alphonso chromosome 9, CATAS_Mindica_2.1, whole genome shotgun sequence DNA includes these proteins:
- the LOC123225963 gene encoding transcription factor DIVARICATA-like — protein sequence MKWETEVISPSTYLSSNNRALEDSKTTKWTAQENKIFENALAIYDKDTPDRWHKVAAMIPGKTVVDVIKQYKELEDDVSNIEAGLIPIPGYNNTTNSQFTLEWVNNHNSYDGFKQSYGIGGKRSSSVRPAEQERKKGVPWTEEEHKLFLLGLKKHGKGDWRNISRNFVTSRTPTQVASHAQKYFIRQLSGGKDKRRASIHDITTVNLNDTRTPLDNQSPPSPDQSAGLSQQPGSGALSSSQFQWHQPNSGSAMSFLSTQGNMLMASPYAMASYGLKMPGQNLQRGAVHEPYFGLQNLAFQMQYPHG from the exons ATGAAGTGGGAAACAGAAGTAATCTCCCCTTCAACATATCTTTCAAGCAACAATCGGGCTCTTGAAGATAGCAAGACCACAAAATGGACAGCCCAAGAGAACAAAATATTTGAGAATGCTTTAGCAATATATGATAAGGATACTCCTGATCGATGGCACAAAGTTGCGGCGATGATCCCCGGGAAGACAGTAGTAGATGTAATTAAGCAGTATAAAGAATTGGAAGATGATGTGAGCAATATAGAAGCAGGGCTGATTCCAATTCCAGGGTATAATAATACTACTAACTCTCAATTCACATTGGAGTGGGTTAACAATCATAATAGCTATGATGGGTTCAAACAATCATATGGAATTGGTGGAAAGAGGTCCTCTTCTGTTCGCCCTGCCGagcaagaaaggaagaaaggagTTCCATGGACTGAAGAGGAGCATAA GCTGTTTCTCTTGGGATTGAAAAAGCATGGCAAAGGAGATTGGCGAAACATCTCTCGCAATTTTGTTACCAGTAGAACACCGACCCAGGTGGCTAGTCATGCTCAAAAGTACTTTATCCGGCAGCTCTCCGGGGGAAAAGATAAGAGGAGAGCTAGCATTCACGACATAACAACCGTAAACCTCAATGACACAAGAACTCCTCTGGACAATCAAAGCCCTCCTTCACCGGATCAGTCTGCAGGACTTTCTCAGCAACCCGGCTCAGGCGCCTTGTCTAGTTCACAATTTCAATGGCATCAGCCAAATAGTGGATCAGCCATGTCCTTCCTTTCAACACAAGGAAATATGTTAATGGCATCGCCTTATGCGATGGCCTCATATGGGCTAAAAATGCCAGGACAGAATCTGCAAAGAGGTGCAGTGCATGAGCCTTACTTTGGACTTCAAAATCTGGCTTTTCAAATGCAATACCCTCATGGATAA